One genomic segment of Panicum virgatum strain AP13 chromosome 2N, P.virgatum_v5, whole genome shotgun sequence includes these proteins:
- the LOC120662739 gene encoding proline-rich receptor-like protein kinase PERK2, whose product MQLLSPSIVLVSAAVRPDHQEQSRIKSANAADTALQELPTTSTSLPQSLRPLPFFSSQPTAPTPLQPQPPAPPSFAPSADAFGSGLQASPPALLPILFSTSGATQPPAPLTPSPVACSPNSLRRCSPDLHLRAPALLPRSPPPGSSAAPPPLLHLRHCGGQRGLRRAAATAPPGVWHCDGRWVQECATAAATSMAGDGGGQ is encoded by the exons ATGCAATTGCTATCCCCTTCAATTGTGCTCGTTTCTGCCGCGGTGCGGCCTGATCACCAGGAACAGTCACGAATCAAGAGCGCCAATGCCGCGGACACGGCGCTCCAGGAGCT CCCAACAAcctccacctccctccctcAATCCCTCCGCCCCCTTCCGTTCTTCAGCAGTCAGCCCACCGCCCCCACCCCTCTCCAACCTcaaccaccagcgccgccgtcgtTTGCCCCGTCGGCCGACGCCTTCGGCTCCGGGCTCCAGGCTTCACCTCCGGCGCTGCTCCCCATCCTCTTCTCCACCTCCGGCGCCACTCAACCACCAGCGCCGCTCACCCCGTCGCCCGTCGCTTGCTCCCCCAACTCCCTGCGGCGCTGCTCCCCAGATCTCCACCTCCGGGCTCCGGCGTTGCTCCCCAGATCTCCACCTCCGGGCTCCAGTGctgctccccctcctctcctccacctccggcaCTGCGGCGGCCAACGGGGactgcggcgggcggcggcaacaGCACCACCGGGCGTGTGGCACTGCGACGGCCGGTGGGTGCAGGAGTGCGCCACTGCGGCGGCGACTAGcatggcgggcgacggcggcggccaataG
- the LOC120662740 gene encoding serine/threonine-protein phosphatase 7 long form homolog, with amino-acid sequence MTWRSALLRYSAWQQQDRSTRTREPQPTQLDADADEYSVTRSLEAYLLWLFGYIMFNNTHGNSVDRILLPYAREIADAEDDLPPYNWGSAVLAATYRGLCDGCSKTDGEAIFSGCPLLLQLWSYERIAVGRPIVSQEPYHDILYGDDEEGWPTMGTLWNWRQRSWVHAQVRRAYLEFVSELDMLTPEDVIWEPYTPEAVARRAPLGLSPHCSANAGVWLTTAVLVYDIAVEAHCPHRVMRQFGQRQEFPVATALDRVERHNHRLSRSGMPCSAVWLTTMQSWLEQWDDADENVVEPTGPHTDSSFRAYLTWYLPRTQARLVFPDTNPQPHQASLRDGYAKHHVEALAGAFRLCNMMEADCSAYLTRVDHGSPMTQVEQREAWTRHRDHLRIVLHDFGSRVDYEESQGSSQASTSFPCPATTHEPTSQPDQGRQWNTTVGNVDIEFK; translated from the exons atgacctggaggagCGCTTTGCTCCGGTACAGCGCGTGGCAGCAGCAGGACCGATCAACTCGCACCCGCGAGccgcag CCTACCCAGTTGGATGCGGATGCGGACGAGtatagtgtgaccagatcgctggaggcatACCTGctatggttgtttggttacatcatgttcaacaacacccATGGTAACTCCGTCGACAGGATCCTACTTCCGTACGCACGAGAGATTGCGGATGCAGAGGATGACTTACCGCCCTACAACTGGGGTTCGGCGGTATTGGCGGCCAcctaccgtggactctgcgacgggtGCAGCAAGACCGATGGTGAGGCTATTTTCTCGGGGTGCCCACTCCTGCttcagctttggtcgtacgagagaaTAGCGGTTGGTCGCCCTATCGTGAGCCAGGAGCCATACCACGACATCTTGtacggcgacgacgaggagggtTGGCCCACGATGGGTACCCTCTGGAACTGGCGTCAA AGATCTTGGGTGCATGCCCAGGTTAGGCGCGCATATCTTGAATTCGTGTCGGAGCTGGATATGCTGACGCCAGAGGACGTTATCTGGGAGCCATACACCCCAGAGGCGGTGGCGAGACGTGCACCTTTAGGCCTGTCTCCACACTGCTCTGCGAATGCGGGCGtgtggcttactacagccgtccttgtttatgacatcgcggttgaggcacaTTGCCCGCACAGGGTCATGAGACAGTTTGGACAGCGACAGGAGTTTCCGGTGGCCACGGCTTTGGACCGAGTCGAACGGCacaaccacag GTTGTCGAGGAGTGGCATGCCGTGCTCAGCCGTTTGGCTCACCACGATGCAGTCGTGGTTGGAGCAATGGGACGATGCAGATGAGAATGTGGTCGAGCcgacaggaccacacacagacagctctttcagggcttacctcacctggtacttgcCTCGGACTCAGGCTCGTTTGGTCTTTCCTGACACgaacccgcagccacaccaggcgagtcTTCGGGATGGCTACGCCAAGCACCACGTGGaagcactagctggcgcg TTTcgactttgcaacatgatggaggcGGACTGCTCTGCTTACCTCACGAGGGTGGATCACGGTTCCCCTATGACCCAGGTTGAGCAGAGAGAGGCATGGACCAGGCACCGTGACCACTTGCGTATAGTACTGCACGATTTTGGTAGCCGTGTGGACTATGAAGAGAGCCAAGGATCGTCACAGGCCTCgacgtcgttcccgtgtccggcgaCGACGCACGAGCCAACCTCTCAGCCAGATCAGGGACGTCAGTGGAACACTACTGTAGGTAACGTGGATATTGAATTTAAATAA